The following are from one region of the Biomphalaria glabrata chromosome 4, xgBioGlab47.1, whole genome shotgun sequence genome:
- the LOC106054048 gene encoding kelch-like protein 24, whose translation MSYSQCMFGLEVTETMGDSSYWLQKYYRVLSSKVERIYTSSLHTDMTIAIEEKKYECHRAILCAFSSYFEAMFASGMKESISGIVKIEGTDSSLFESILDYIYKGSNVVNEENAEDMLAAATFLQMECLRTRCEEFISEALTSANCFETWRMAVWHSNQYIQQQAWMYIMSNFVKIAKETEFLLLEKDELVSVIKDDLLNTPDEDFVVQSVLTWLQHDLNDRGQFCEELFSYLKLPLTKWEFLIEMYRKYPFLKEYSECQKYIEDGKHIYRQPAHRHDSSSSAIAYRSSSSHEDILVVIAHRPSIPGSRNVLALGFSSRKWYYLDSLPYDPGVDFATCVYSNDIFLTGGSLCDRGFLQYRAPRNEWMDYRNWSMQTGRIQHTMAVCSKKLYAIGGYFNTPQQGYKLLSSIEEFELGSDGWIEVGALTVPVSSTSATSYNEKILLFGGESCDRIETATIQCFDTKTQTASVIGQLPIASKLTRAIVCDSYSYVVLTNGTIVQLDHRTDAVTIAGQMENFARSQFGLSQRLGSLIIVGGQIITPDSKATKLYFSNMLMYDLFSKKVNIMGETLPPPKVIEGCHKITQEKKFLCVEYVDRGIHYVPFTFESVEMALLTSIVNNRRRLKQSTE comes from the exons ATGAGCTACAGCCAGTGCAT gtTTGGACTTGAAGTAACAGAGACCATGGGAGACTCTTCCTATTGGCTTCAAAAATATTACAGAGTTCTTTCTTCTAAAGTGGAAAGGATATACACATCCAGTCTTCACACAGACATGACTATAGCCATAGAAGAGAAGAAATATGAGTGCCACAGAGCAATCCTGTGTGCGTTCTCTTCTTACTTCGAAGCAATGTTCGCGTCAGGAATGAAGGAAAGTATCTCCGGCATCGTCAAAATTGAAGGCACCGACAGTTCTTTGTTTGAATCCATTCTAGACTACATTTACAAAGGGTCAAACGTGGTGAATGAAGAGAACGCCGAGGACATGTTAGCGGCGGCTACATTTCTGCAGATGGAGTGTTTGCGGACGAGATGCGAAGAGTTCATCTCCGAAGCTCTGACCTCCGCTAATTGTTTTGAGACATGGCGTATGGCTGTTTGGCACAGCAATCAGTATATCCAGCAGCAGGCGTGGATGTATATTATGTCCAATTTCGTGAAAATAGCCAAAGAGACAGAATTTCTTCTCTTGGAGAAAGATGAACTTGTATCTGTCATTAAAGATGACTTGCTGAACACCCCCGACGAGGACTTTGTGGTTCAGAGTGTGCTTACATGGTTACAGCATGACCTCAATGATAGAGGTCAATTTTGTGAAGAGCTTTTTTCTTACCTTAAGCTCCCTCTGACTAAATGGGAGTTCCTAATAGAGATGTATAGAAAATACCCTTTTCTGAAAGAATACAGTGAATGTCAGAAGTACATTGAAGACGGCAAGCACATCTATCGCCAGCCAGCACATCGGCACGATAGCAGCAGTTCTGCCATAGCTTATAGGAGCAGCTCTTCACATGAGGACATTCTAGTTGTGATCGCTCATAGACCATCAATTCCTGGATCAAGAAATGTCCTGGCGCTTGGATTTAGCAGCCGTAAATGGTATTACTTGGACTCTTTGCCGTATGATCCTGGTGTTGACTTTGCCACTTGTGTTTACAGCAATGACATTTTCCTCACGGGCGGATCCCTATGCGACCGGGGATTTCTGCAATATCGTGCACCGAGGAACGAGTGGATGGATTACAGAAATTGGTCAATGCAAACTGGTAGAATACAGCATACCATGGCTGTGTGTAGTAAAAAACTATACGCCATTGGTGGCTACTTTAATACACCCCAACAAGGGTATAAGTTGCTAAGCTCAATTGAAGAGTTTGAGCTAGGTAGCGATGGATGGATAGAAGTGGGAGCTCTAACGGTGCCTGTGAGCTCTACATCAGCAACTTCCTACAATGAAAAAATTCTGTTATTTGGTGGGGAGTCATGTGACCGCATAGAAACCGCCACCATACAGTGCTTCGACACCAAGACCCAAACCGCAAGCGTCATAGGTCAGCTACCCATAGCCAGCAAGCTAACCAGAGCCATCGTGTGTGACAGCTATAGCTATGTTGTTCTTACCAACGGAACAATAGTACAGCTTGACCATCGCACGGATGCAGTCACCATCGCCGGCCAAATGGAGAATTTCGCTCGTTCCCAGTTTGGTCTCTCACAGAGATTGGGATCCTTAATTATCGTGGGCGGGCAGATCATCACGCCTGACTCCAAAGCTACGAAATTGTACTTCAGTAATATGCTTATGTATGATTTATTCAGCAAGAAGGTCAACATTATGGGTGAAACATTACCCCCACCAAAGGTAATAGAGGGTTGCCACAAGATAACCCAGGAGAAGAAATTTTTATGCGTAGAATATGTTGACAGAGGCATACACTATGTTCCATTTACTTTTGAAAGTGTGGAAATGGCATTATTGACAAGTATAGTTAATAATCGTCGTCGATTAAAACAATCAACAGAGTAA